The genomic DNA ttatcttttttaataaaaattagagaacttgtaattttaataagtaaatccacaaattctaataaataaaataagaattttatcttcaaataaatttaaaaattaatttttatttactaattgtaCTGCGAAACATCCAAAGCAAGGATATGTTCGTAACGTTtgattatatacattaataataaactctgaccatatattataattttttaataaattaatatttaattttaatataaataataaattagtttttttttaatttttgatgttattcaaaatcaaaatttaaagtaatgATATTAgcttacatataaaattagaaaactgACTTAtccatctaatattttttctattaaaaattaacacaaagatatcatttaattattaaaactactacctaacaaattattactttttaaattataaaatttatttattatattcatatagaAATACCACAACAACTAgtgcaaaaaaataactacccacataataaattaacaaaatcaattaaaagaaaaatgacaaaacaagaaacaactAGTGCAAAAAAATAACTGCCCATATATagacaatttatttaattttgtatagtaAATTCAATCTTCATCTAATAaagtgaataaatatataataatatgaacgATATGATTATAATAGTAGTTCATAAACAATATAAcatagataattatttaatatgtatgtAGACAATTTTAGTACATAAGTTATTCTTAGTCTaactaattactttttttagtaTAGAAAgtgcacaaaaaaaaaagaaaataattattttgttattttaacctttaatataataagcatgtaaatatttttttttagagtacaaaaagtaaaaataaatgtcatcGTCACATGatccaaatatttacatatagaattatttttgactttttttattatatatttttcacaatcTACATCTAATGTTTACAAATTCTTACggatttggtcaaatttcaaccaaatctataaaaatttataaacattaatgttaatgttaattatgtacatacgactagtccataaaaattaactagttattattatgaataacaaaattaattaaagaaatagcTAAGTtgccattaaaattttattaacaaaataaacttgacataattaatgaataaatttaggattaacttaaaaataaaaaattatattttcctccaaaaagtTCTAAATTACACATACTGAAACTTTCATTGTTTTAGGCTTAACCCTTATTTCGTTAGGAATTggtcaaaaaatattgataaaaaacttataaaaataaaaatataataatattaacatcatcctatatataaatatatgacatatccccaaaaaaaataattaaaaatataattaaatgatgtataaaaataaaaatataataatattaacatcatcctatatataaatatatgacatatccccaaaaaaaataattaaaaatataattaaatgatgtaattctaattttctaGTATAAGTTATAAgaccattattttatatcctAACTCCTAACCCTACATgagaattataaatacaataaattcaattataattacaaatataataaccatatggactatttatttattttgtacaataaattcaatttttttttattgcctaataaagtgaataaatatctatctaataatatggaataaagataattcataaataatataacaaatataattatataagacATGTAGATTCTTTAAAAGTCCTATTATACGACAACAttaagaaaccaaaaatatgtaattttccctATAACATTGGTacacagaaaataaaacaaaaagagaccataaatataatataccctatatataacaatataatagtttgaaaatattattagtataataagtcataaaatattaatataattataaacaatttatgtacaattgatttaattttcttattctaagtacgcaaataaatatttttttatttctatagtaaattatacataatataaaaaaatataattgtataatataatattcatgtagacaatttctttaaaaataattattttaaaattcaaaaaatacaaataagtgCCATGGTCACGTGGTcccaaatatttacatataagaTTCATTTTGACTTATTTAGCCATTGATGTGAATTTTTAACCTTAACGTTTATAAATTCTAAcaaatttggtcaaatttcaaaccaaacttgtaaaaatttataaacattaaaattcaaaatcattaaaCCATAGATAATGACAACaactacaattatatatatatatatatgtgtgtgtgtgtgtgtgtgtgtaaaacAAACCAGTAGATAATTGATGTCTTACTACTTAACATATAtactgcattaaaatatttggtccACTTAATAGTTTTTCAAGTAATATGTAATTTCTAAAtcattaaattcttaattaatctttaaattaaataatcaattaaaattttaatttgtagcACTCCAATTCAttccatcaattttaaaacatttttttcccacaacacgacaaataaaataagaaatttaattaataagtgaaacaaatataaaataaataaaataatggtgACTTTctcattacaaataatttttaatatataataaatcataaataattcttattatgcaatataatttgcatataaaccatttccattgaatCCAATTACCATATAACATCCAAGTTAGAATTCAACTACTAACTtgattttacataaattaactaattacaaAGTTACTATGCATAATTTAACAATCTATTATtgtaagaaaaagatataattgttatcacaaaaaagaagtaatataaaaaaagacaaatacTACTTCCATTATCCTATgcgaataaattaaaaactaaaaattatttaacgacagtcataaatgaagaaatataataactaatcattcacaaatttataatagacACAATAACTTAGTATGCTTTTCATTtacagttatatatattattatattatactataaTAAAAGTGTGTAACGCCACTTATGTATTATTTCAGTTACATAcccttttaaataaaaaaagagagtgTATGAGGATGAGATTCTCACCTTTTTGGCTGGAAGGTTTTGTTCAACAACTGTATTCATCACCCGCCAATTCTTATGTTGTCAAAGAATTGTACAAGCGAGGAGGAAGTTACTTCAACGTGAGTCCAAGCAAATCattcacaaatttataatagacACAATAACTTAGTATGCTTTTCATTtacagttatatatattattatattatactataaTAGAAGTGTGAACGCCACTTatgtattatttcaattatatacccttctaaataaaaaatgagagtgTATGAGGATGGATCTATTCTCACCTTTTTGGCTGGAAGGTTTTGTTCAACAACTGTATTCATCACCCGCCAATTCTTATGTTGTCAAAGAATTGTACAAGCGAGGAGGAAGTTACTTCAACGTGAGTCCAAGCACTCAAGCAAGAACACAATCTCTATCACAGGAGCAGATAAACTTTACAAGAGTTCTACGATATATTAGTTGACTATATATGctgtgaaaaaagaaagttgaaaatagaGAACAACAACAGAGTTTCAACAGCAAAGAAGCAAATATGGAAGGTGGTAGAACACAAATGCTATTActagataaattaaaacagagcaacaaaaacaatgaagaaatagGCTCCAATTAGTCAAAAGTCCAAGAAAATGAGAACCCAGCAACACAAAACATTGGGGGacaaatgataaaaatgatatgataGCATATGAATAGCCACCTACACCACGGAACACCAATACTAAAGCACTTCCGAGAACATCACTGTGGTCTTCTCACCACGTGTAGCAAATGtaactgaaagaaaattactttaaaagaaacatggaagacaaaaaagaaagaaaaagaaagaactatAAATTAGAGGGCTACACGACAAATTTGAAGAAGTTGCACATGCGACGAGTACCATAACATATGTTAGATGAGAAACCACAAGAGATTCTTTCAATTAAATACTATGTCCAGTGCAAAAGACAGTTCAAAGGATAATTGAGTTCTTTAGATTTAAATGCACAACGTCCAGAAAACATCCATGCCACCACCACACCCGGATTTGCTAGTAGAAAAGTAAAccgggaaaagaaaaaaaaatgaaacttgaatcaattatagaaTCTTCATGACAACTACATACCAAGTAGTTAAAGCCAAGAAGACCTAAGGACGTAAATTTGAAACCTTTTAATAACACAAACATGTAGAACATATTGCTTTCATCTCTTTTTTCCCTCAGTCATCTACATCTAATAGAACCAACAAAGTACttacaaaagaagaaagaagcaaGTATTGCCTACATAACAGAAAAGGTATGTTAAGAAGCCTGCCCTGTTATAGTGCTCTGAGTTTCACaacattcaaagaaaatatgcagATACTGATGCAAGAAGACGGGGCAATGCTCAAGTAGCACctaatatgttttttctttgtgaaaatgcaaaatctgCAGCATTTACCTCAGGGGACTCCAAGTTTGAGTTTAATGTGAATAGGAGGTCttttgctaatttatttttcagcatGCTTGCAAGTTTAGGGGTTAGTAAAGCTCTAAGGGCATCAGCTGCAGTCTGATTGTAGGGTGTCGGGATCTCCTCGTCAACCAAACCACTAAGCCTTGACAAGGCATGAGATGCTTTTACagcatgtattttttttgctatttgaCCGCTAGTTCCAACACCATGTGCATCTATCTTATCTGATTCCTCTGCTGTCGAATCATATTGGAGCAACAATGGTATAAGGTACctgaacaaacaaaaagtgaCCCTATAAAACCACAAGTTCCTAAAATGGACCTggattcaaacaaaataatccaCCTGAGAAAGACCATAAAGCAGTTTGCAACAGTGGAGTGGTTTTTAAGATATAACAGGCACATAGCAGCTGATGCAGAGGCCTTCAAGTTCACAATGTTCATAAACCATAAACTTCCACAGCGCCGtagaataatgaaattttgtctttcaaaGAATAGTCACCATAAAGTACTTTCAACACAATAGTTCCatgattttgttcaattttaaaataaaagttggacTCTCTTCGCAAGCAAATTGACTCGACAAAAGGTACCGAACAAATAAACATGAACTCTATGAACCCTTTAACTCTATGAACCCTCAAGTTTGTAAATGGACCTCGATTCAAGTAACAGACCACAAGAGAAAACTATAACATCAAGGTACGGCAGCTTTTTGAGAAACATCGGAGTGGTTTTTGTAAGATGTAACAGTCATGTGCCAGCTGATGCAGTggcttcaaaattcaaattgttcATAAAGCTTAAGTTTTCACACTTACATAAGCAAAAGTACATTTACAAAGTACTTATCTAAAGAAGATTGATATCGAAATTAAAGGCAGATGATGAATGTACGTCAACCAAACAAGCTCCGAGGATGCAACTAGAAGATGTGCTCGAtcagaggaaagaaaattgttaTCATCCTTGTCCACTGTAATGGCACTTAAGAGCATAGGATATCCAGCATATTTGAATGGCATCAATACATTCCCATATCGCCTATATAGAATACACTGGCCCTTTAAGAGAAGCAACAACCTCCAANNNNNNNNNNNNNNNNNNNNNNNNNNNNNNNNNNNNNNNNNNNNNNNNNNNNNNNNNNNNNNNNNNNNNNNNNNNNNNNNNAGAAATCCATAACAGAAACAGTAGTGTTCTGCGAACTTCCAGAAACTAGAATCTCATGCTAGAAAACTGATGAAAGCATAATCATAACAATATAATGATCTATCTTACCACAGTACACCAGCCTTCAGAAGGGTATTTTGAATTTCAGAAGAGATAGAAAGGTGAGCAATGGTCTGCAGGGCAGCATCAATAGCAGCAGGAACAAGCTCAAGTGCAGTGCAATGAACAATGTCATCAACTAATCTTGAAAATTCGAGCATCTCAGTTCTCGCACTTTCAAACTGACCCAAAACTGGAGAGGTTCGCATTATNNNNNNNNNNNNNNNNNNNNNNNNNNNNNNNNNNNNNNNNNNNNNNNNNNNNNNNNNNNNNNNNNNNNNNNNNNNNNNNNNNNNNNNNNNNNNNNNNNNNNNNNNNNNNNNNNNNNNNNNNNNNNNNNNNNNNNNNNNNNNNNNNNNNNNNNNNNNNNNNNNNNNNNNNNNNNNNNNNNNNNNNNNNNNNNNNNNNNNNNNNNNNNNNNNNNNNNNNNNNNNNNNNNNNNNNNNNNNNNNNNNNNNNNNNNNNNNNNNNNNNNNNNNNNNNNNNNNNNNNNNNNNNNNNNNNNNNNNNNNNNNNNNNNNNNNNNNNNNNNNNNNNNNNNNNNNNNNNNNNNNNNNNNNNNNNNNNNNNNNNNNNNNNNNNNNNNNNNNNNNNNNNNNNNNNNNNNNNNNNNNNNNNNNNNNNNNNNNNNNNNNNNNNNNNNNNNNNNNNNNNNNNNNNNNNNNNNNNNNNNNNNNNNNNNNNNNNNNNNNNNNNNNNNNNNNNNNNNNNNNNNNNNNNNNNNNNNNNNNNNNNNNNNNNNNNNNNNNNNNNNNNNNNNNNNNNNNNNNNNNNNNNNNNNNNNNNNNNNNNNNNNNNNNNNNNNNNNNNNNNNNNNNNNNNNNNNNNNNNNNNNNNNNNNNNNNNNNNNNNNNNNNNNNNNNNNNNNNNNNNNNNNNNNNNNNNNNNNNNNNNNNNNNGATATCCATTTATATGTGTAAAAAAGCATTTGGTTCATCTTGACAGCATAAATACCTTTAGAGCACTTTCTACCAGTCAAATAAACAGCTTAATTGTGAAAACGGTGTCTAAACAAGTCGActaattcatttgaaataagATCTGGCAGCTTATAAGATCCCTTGTctatatgttcttttttttttctcaagctTAATCATATAGTCTCCATTTTTTATGAGTAACGACAGATCCCCACACAGGATCAAGGAATTTGGCATACCTGCAAGCACTCATAAGCATTCTGCACTGCCAGAAACTTCTCCCTCCCTTTAGGATTTTTGTCTGAATGATACTTCATTGCAAGTTTCCTATACTGTCTCTTGAGCTTTTCCTCATCAATATACTCAATCTGCTTTGATATATCAGGTATCTCCTCAACTAACTCAAAACTTGGTTTCTTAGGGGCGTCGTCTCTGGATACTTCATCAATGGAAATCTCTAGTATCTTGCAAGCTTCTTCTTCAGAAAGGTCTATTGGCCTTCGAGTTAACTCTTCTCTCCACATTACTAGCAATGATTGCAAAAACTCAACATGTTCAACAATAGGCCAATTAGGAAATCTAATTTCATCACATAAGTTTCgaagaaaataacaatgaCACCACATTTCATCTTTCAGCTCTGGATGTCACTGGTGGCACTGGAGCATAGTCATATGAGAAATGACAATGCTGTGACAATTTCTGAGGGAAATCACCAAGATGCTGAAGAACctaatcaaataaaactgAGAGTTAAATGCAGGACTTATTTGCATTGAGGATGACTCAAGTACCACCATGTTTTAGAATGTAAATACTAAATGTTAACAAAAGAAGCTTGGGGTGAAAGACAAGTAGCAAACTCCAGTTGCAGATTCAGGGCTACCTGACGGATCAGATTTTCTGCTTGCATCTTGTGTGTCCAAATAATATCATAGTGTCAGAATCAGAAACCATTGCTGCGGCAAAAGCAACTGGGCCGCTACGTTCCAGTACATAAAGCAATGACTCAGGTAAGAGGCCGCCCAAAACACTTCGTTTCGCCAAAGGTAGAGAAGAGGAAACtgcagcttcctcaccaccaTGAAAAGCTTGATAAACATGAGTCACTGAGAAGAGTTGGGCAATTGAAAGAAGATTAGATCCAGGGTAAGCCAGAGCAGAATAAAATGCGCCTGTACTGTATAATTGGATCATTGCTTTTGGGTTCCTAGTAAAGTAACTATACAGCAGAGCAGCAACAGCATCAACAATAGTTGGTTCACCAGAAAGCATTGCCTGCACATAAGAAATAGAGGAAAGAGTTTGGTTCATTAACTGAAGCTCTGAAATTGAGAAACAATGTGCATATTGAGGGAGCCACCATCAGGCCACTGCCTAGTTCagcttaaaaacaaaagaaaaaataacgaaAACATCTCAAACCTGTGTGGAAGGCAAAGAAAGGAACAAAAGTTACCCCACTTCCAAAGTGAAAgtgttataatataattaccatGAAAAGGCACaagagaatatgaaaagttgcATCTTTAAAACACCAGGAGTTTAAGGATACTAGTAAACGTGGATATCCTAAGTGCATATTACAGGGAAACTATATCTTAGTTTAAGGAGGTGCAATAGTTCCAGTGACCCTTCCACAGTTGTTTGCTCAATCAGTCTCCAATGGGCATCTCATGTGACGATAAGCATAAATACCGGACAACTGACTCCCATTTTAAATGGCTTGCAAGGCAACCGGTTTATTGTAGGATAAAGCTCTGATCCTATTTTACTCTACGTGCCACACATCAATCTTTTATGTAACCAAGCTCATAACCAAAGGAATGCTTTAAGGGGCCCAGTGCTTTATGTACGTGAAAGAATGGCCTGATCATTGAAGCGAGTAAAGATTGAGGGaagggaaaaacaaaatgaacagcccttcataattcttttgaaCCAACTTGTACCAGATCTACGTACAAGAAAAATTTAGAACTCTTTTAACAGAAGTCGGAAATGCTGTACACCGCCCTCGCATATCCATCAACATAATCCTCGACTTACTATCCCTAAGCGAATACAAATCATAGAACTGCCAGATtgaaaatctcaaatatttgAGGACAAAGGTTGATGGAACTTATTCGAAACCACATATCAACCTTTACATTTTTCAGGCTCTCCAGGTAGATAAACAAAAGATACAATAATAAGCATAACTTTCTGcgtttttagcaattttttattctaataagtCTGAGTAGATTTTTCAGTTGGCCAAATTGGGACAAGAGCACACACAACCAATAGAAGGACAGgcacttaaaaatattacttgtgCAACATGTGGAAGACAACGTGAGCTTGACAAGATCCTCTTTACTCTGGGGGTTGGTGTAACAATCTCTAGCATCATCTATATTTGAATGAGGGGCTACCATACTGTAAAATATGGACAATGCCACATCTCCTACCTGAAAAAGAACACGCCCGTTTTAGGAACATTGTAAAACAAACATACCCAACTATAGGTAGGTGTATCAAGTAAAGACTCCTTCCATGTCATTATTTGTCCCTTTGGTGCaggaaaaacagaaatttcTCTACCATAGATATCctatttaaataacaaagtaaataagaaaGAACCTCGTTCAGTAACCAATGAACTccaattctcaaattgaacagcctgcttaattatttcaaagtttcagATCTAGATCTATTAACAAGTTGCATATTTCAGAGACCAAATGCAATAGAAGGGTTTTGGGGGTAGCTGATCATAAACCAATCTTGACTAgcataatcattcatgatacatGTACTCACAGAGCTTCACAACTCAGTAAATTACTAAATGAAACAATACTTGAGCACGAGCTTATCACTTTCAATCTTACCCAAACTGACCCAAAAAAAGTAATATCACTAATAACGTCTACATAAGACCAAACTGTATAGAATATCCTAAATGTAGCATCAAACATCCCATCCCACAACAACGGACCAGAGCATTGTCCAAATAGTTAGATGCAAAAATCCCAGAGATTGCAATTGCNNNNNNNNNNNNNNNNNNNNNNNNNNNNNNNNNNNNAGAAAGGAATTGTAAAAGAATATACGGGGACAGTGTCCACTGTTGTAgacaattttagtatattgccATTATTGcactcaaaaaatcaaaaccatcAAGCATCCTCTAAAATGCTCTGATACTTTATGACTTAGAGATATCCACCAAATTACCTTCATTTAGCTCCAACTAACATGCATCATTTTACAGCGCGACACATTCCAATTGTGATCAAAAGTCATATATTAGataaatgaagcaattatttgcatatatttcaattttaaataataattattatcttaccATAGGTTTCTGCACAGGGGCATAACAAGAAAAGGAATGCCagtaaaatactaaatttccAAGAGACAATTTCTGCGTGATACCAGAAGAGGATCAcacataagaaaagaaaacaaacctaGAACATAACGAGACTGCAAGATCATATGATAACTGGAAGCGAGACACCATTGGAGGACACCTAATAGCTGCACTATGTATTGCAGCTTCTCTTGCAACACTCGACGACTCAGTATTAGCCATATCAGCAACATCTCCACAATAATATCCTAAAACAATAAGATCGAATAAACAGAATAAGCACTTTAATTtcagatattgatattaaataacttcTCTAGATAGATCAACATAAATATCGATAGGAATTAAGCCAGTACAAGTGACTTACCAGGACTGAACCCCGAGTGATAAGCTCTTGGGAAGTGACAACAAATTCTCGAGCTTTTTGCACCAATAGTCAAGAAAAACATTGATTTAAGAGAGTGACGTACAATGCAACCAAAGATTAAATCACTAAAGATGCAGAACAAAAAAAGTAACACAGacctaatattaacaaatgaTGGTATCTAATNNNNNNNNNNNNNNNNNNNNNNNNNNNNNNNNNNNNNNNNNNNNNNNNNNNNNNNNNNNNNNNNNNNNNNNNNNNNNNNNNNNNNNNNNNNNNNNNNNNNNNNNNNNNNNNNNNNNNNNNNNNNNNNNNNNNNNNNNNNNNNNNNNNNNNNNNNNNNNNNNNNNNNNNNNNNNNNNNNNNNNNNNNNNNNNNNNNNNNNNNNNNNNNNNNNNNNNNNNNNNNNNNNNNNNNNNNNNNNNNNNNNNNNNNNNNNNNNNNNNNNNNNNNNNNNNNNNNNNNNNNNNNNNNNNNNNNNNNNNNNNNNNNNNNNNNNNNNNNNNNNNNNNNNNNNNNNNNNNNNNNNNNNNNNNNNNNNNNNNNNNNNNNNNNNNNNNNNNNNNNNNNNNNNNNNNNNNNNNNNNNNNNNNNNNNNNNNNNNNNNNNNNNNNNNNNNNNNNNNNNNNNNNNNNNNNNNNNNNNNNNNNNNNNNNNNNNNNNNNNNNNNNNNNNNNNNNNNNNNNNNNNNNNNNNNNNNNNNNNNNNNNNNNNNNNNNNNNNNNNNNNNNNNNNNNNNNNNNNNNNNNNNNNNNNNNNNNNNNNNNNNNNNNNNNNNNNNNNNNNNNNNNNNNNNNNNNNNNNNNNNNNNNNNNNNNNNNNNNNNNNNNNNNNNNNNNNNNNNNNNNNNNNNNNNtgattttattatcaattattagtTAACAATGATTCCCAACCTCACATACCTGGATAAACCGCATTCATGGGCCAGTATAGATTAGaagtgaaaaatttataatacttgTCTATATGCACCATGGTAGACTTCTTTAACTCTTACATGCAAGCAcatatattttccttttaaggGGCGGTCATGTAAGATGCACTAGTGCTACATACTGAACTTGCACCCTCACCATGCTGGGATGGCAATCTAAagggaataattaattaagattaaagaaaactataataatatagaatttaaatattgttaaaataaatacaaggcCAGAATctatctcctcctcctcccaaCCAAAAATAGTAGTCACATAAGAAAAGGCATGCCAAAGTAGAGGATTTTACACACAAAAAATTTTCAGCACCAAGAAACTCCGCAAACCATTCCAATCCCTCCTTGAATACTCTGATGGAGTCAAAGTCAACTCTGCAGAAAAGTAGTaggtcgtctgcaaatcccaactgaaAAACCTTGGAAATCTCACACTTCAATTACTCAACCACGTCGCATTCTGGCCTTTTGACgcgaatgacaacacttgtggtgaaggcacccggttactcaaccaaaaCAAAAGANNNNNNNNNNNNNNNNNNNNNNNNNNNNNNNNNNNNNNNNNNNNNNNNNNNNNNNNNNNNNNNNNNNNNNNNNNNNNNNNNNNNNNNNNNNNNNNNNNNNNNNNNNNNNNNNNNNNNNNNNNNNNNNNNNNNNNNNNNNNNNNNNNNNNNNNNNNNNNNNNNNNNNNNNNNNNNNNNNNNNNNNNNNNNNNNNNNNNNNNNNNNNNNNNNNNNNNNNNNNNNNNNNNNNNNNNNNNNNNNNNNNNNNNNNNNNNNNNNNNNNNNNNNNNNNNNNNNNNNNNNNNNNNNNNNNNNNNNNNNNNNNNNNNNNNNNNNNNNNNNNNNNNNNNNNNNNNNNNNNNNNNNNNNNNNNNNNNNNNNNNNNNNNNNNNNNNNNNNNNNNNNNNNNNNNNNNNNNNNNNNNNNNNNNNNNNNNNNNNNNNNNNNNNNNNNNNNNNNNNNNNNNNNNNNN from Sesamum indicum cultivar Zhongzhi No. 13 unplaced genomic scaffold, S_indicum_v1.0 scaffold00259, whole genome shotgun sequence includes the following:
- the LOC110011431 gene encoding uncharacterized protein LOC110011431; the encoded protein is MFFLTIGAKSSRICCHFPRAYHSGFSPGYYCGDVADMANTESSSVAREAAIHSAAIRCPPMVSRFQLSYDLAVSLCSRQCFLVNQLLLMLLLLCLTHVYQAFHGGEEAAVSSSLPLAKRSVLGGLLPESLLYVLERSGPVAFAAAMVLQHLGDFPQKLSQHCHFSYDYAPVPPVTSRAER